Part of the Chanos chanos chromosome 5, fChaCha1.1, whole genome shotgun sequence genome, CTGGTGCAGATAACGTGATCATTCTGCACTTAGACTGACTGTtcttgtggtttgtgtgttaccacagggccagaaGAGCGGCCAAGGAAGCCAAAGAAGCCCCTGCCCAGCCTGCCCCAGAGAAGGTCAAAGTCGAGGTGAAGAAGTTTGTGAAAATCGGCCGACCGGGATACAAAGGTAAGACCGCCTCGAGTGTGGTTTCAGTTTGTACGcgtttgtgttttgactgagcTGCGAAATTCGAACGTCGCGTGTGGAGGCAGCGTTTTCGGTCCTGTCCGGCTCTATTGCAGCCTTAACAGCcagaggtaaaacaaacaaaaacaaacaaacaaaaaccctgagAGAGATGACACTAGGCCTCCGCTTACTCTTGGCTTAAAGTTCACTGGCTGTCTGAAAAATCCCGCTTTGTTGTGTGCCTCCTGGACTGAACCAACGACTGAACagcattcattttctcttcaacAGTCACGAAACAGAGAGATCCAGAGACTGGTCAACAGAGTCTGCTCTTCCAGGTAAACCTGCCGTCCCCTGATATTCCAGCTCTCTGAGGCGGAGCGGCCTGGTCTGCCGCCGATGTCTCGTTTCTGCATCggtgtttgtcattgttggTGAAAATGATCCAGCTCTTCTGGGCTCTTTGTTTGCATCTGTTCACCGTTTGTTTCCGTCCTCGttcactcactgtctcctctgttacatgggagggagggtgagactgtgtgtttgttgccaGGGTGATGGTGGATAAGAGACAGAACACTAAAAGATTtctcatcattctctctttctttctttccttctttctttccttctttctttctttctttctctctctgtccctctctctcagattgaTTATCCTGAGATAGCTGAGGGCATAGGGCCCAGGCATCGTTTCATGTCTGCGTATGAGCAGCGGATCGAACCTCCTGACAGACGCTGGCAGTACCTGCTGCTGGCTGCCGAACCCTATGAGACCATCGCCTTCAAGGTCACCGCAGCCGCCACATCCGGTTTTCATGCACCGATTATCATCTCCACTGTTAAATCTTAGCATTAGCGACAAGGCACATGCAAagttattgcatttttttttttcctaaaaataTTTTAGTGCAGCCTAATTGTATCATAGGTAAAATActtgtgaaaatgttaaaaaaaaaaaaaggtaatatccgtctgtgtgtagtgtttttgcGTATGGAGCAGACTATGAAAAAGCCATAAGCCAAGTCTGAAAATGTTAGGTTAAATTTGGAGACAAATCCACATAGTTTACCtcaagtgaggttttttttttttttttttttacaccctaATGTGAAACGGTCCTGTGTTCATCTCCTCAGGTTCCCAGTAGAGAGATAGACAAAGCAGAGGGGCGATTTTGGACGCACTGgaacaaagaaaccaaacagGTAAAGACATCAGGACAAGAGTTATCTGTTTAAACCGCACGTCTACTGATAACATGGGTTTATGTTtgcagtcagttttttttttttttttttttttaaacggatACTTCCATTATGTactatttgctttttttcattgGTATTTTTCATATGGTAGGAAGTTTCTCTTCACTGATGCACCTGCTTTTGTTCCTTCTCTAGTTCTTTCTCCAGTTCCACTTTAAGATGGAGAAAGCTGTTCCTCCACCCGGCGGCCCTCCACCTCCGATGGGGGTGAAACGACCCGCGCCGCTGATGACGGGGctcaccccccaaccccccagcGACCCTATGCCCCCACCTCCGCCCGGAGGCATGCACATGCCCCCGTTACCCCCCGGTGCTCCTGCCCCTCCCCAAATGCCCCCTCAGATGCCCCCTCCCGGTGGCCTTCCGCCCCACCTGCGGCCGCCCCTGTCTGCCGACGGTCCAGCCGGGatccctccacccccacccagCAGCTGAGGAGATTCAGGATCCCGAAATCGGCTTTGGatttaatattaatttgttttttactgtggaaaaacatcaattttttttttcttttttttagtttgttttgttttgttttgtttttgtcagagtttTGCAGAAAAATGCAGGAGATCCATACACATCCTTTCAGGACTTTGCCGTTATTTTTCTATGATGTGTAGTACTGGAAAAAAGTTTGACTTATAGTGTAAAAATTCCCATTTCTCCTACATGAGAccatttttgtttcactggTTCATTGTAACAGACTGGTCCTTTTAGTCCCTTTTATTATTAAAAGCACAGGAAATGGACTTGTGTCTCGCTGTCTTGGCTCAGTCTTCCAATTAAAgcgtttcttttattttgttattcaCCATCTGTCTGAAATGCACGGTCAGCAGTTTACCAGAGTAAATCTGGACAGATATCAGACAGTTATCACAACATTTACCAGAGTACATTTGGACAGATATCAGACAGTTATCACAACATTTACCAGAGTAAATATTGGACATATCAAACAGTTATCACAACATTTACCAGAGTACATCTGGACAGATATCAGACAGTAATCACAACATTTACCAGAGTAAATATTGGACAGATATCGAACAGTAATCACAACATTTACCAGAGTACATTTGGACAGATATCAGACAGTAATCACAACATTTACCAGAGTAAATATCGGACAGAAACCGGACAGTAATCACAACATTTACCAGAGTAAATATTGGACAGATATCAGACAGTAATCACAACATTTACCAGAGTAAATATTGGACAGATATCAGACAGTTATCACATTTACCAGAGTAAATATTGGACAGATATCAGACAGTTATCACAACATTTACCAGAGTAAATATTGGACAGATATCAGACAGTTATCACAACATTTACCAGAGTAAATATCGGACAGATATCAGACAGTTATCACAACA contains:
- the sf3a2 gene encoding splicing factor 3A subunit 2; protein product: MDFQHRAGGKTGSGGVASASESNRDRRERLRQLALETIDINKDPYFMKNHLGSYECKLCLTLHNNEGSYLAHTQGKKHQTNLARRAAKEAKEAPAQPAPEKVKVEVKKFVKIGRPGYKVTKQRDPETGQQSLLFQIDYPEIAEGIGPRHRFMSAYEQRIEPPDRRWQYLLLAAEPYETIAFKVPSREIDKAEGRFWTHWNKETKQFFLQFHFKMEKAVPPPGGPPPPMGVKRPAPLMTGLTPQPPSDPMPPPPPGGMHMPPLPPGAPAPPQMPPQMPPPGGLPPHLRPPLSADGPAGIPPPPPSS